CCGTGTCGATCACCAATACGTCGAGGTTATCGCCGATATCGCTGAACGCCTGGATCAGGCCGGCGTGCTGCGCAGGGGTCAGATGAACCATGCTTTGCGTGCCGGACGCGGCCGGGACGATGCGAATGCCGCCGGGGCCTTGCAACAGAACGTCGCGCAGCTCGCAGCGGCCTTCAATTACGTCGGCCAGAGTACGTTTGGGCGTCAGTCCCAGCAGAACGTCAACGTTCGCCAGACCCAGATCGGCGTCCAGCAGCATGACCCGTCGGCCAAGCTCTGCCAGAGCCAGGGACAAGTTCACTGACACGTTAGTCTTGCCGACGCCACCTTTGCCGCCGGTCACCGCGATCACCTGTACGGGATGCATGCTGCCCATGTTATTTCTTTACCTTGTCTTGCATAGACGGAGGCCACATTACTGGCTGCGCGTTCACAATCTGAACAATGCATGGCAGACCATCGATGTAGGTACAAAAACTGTTCATTAGCACCTCAGCCCACCTGCTTGGTCGGACTGTGGTAAATATCAGCGAACATGTCAGCCATGGCTTCTTCGCTGGGTTCTTCCTGCATTTGCACGCTGACCGCGCGACTGACCAACTGGTGACGTCGCGGCAGATGCAGATCATCTGGAATACGCGGGCCATCGGTGAGGTAAGCCACCGGCAATTCATGACTGATGGCCAGGCTCAACACCTCGCCCAGACTTGCCGTTTCATCCAGTTTAGTCAGGATGCAGCCGGCCAGCCCGCACCGCTTGTAACTGTGATAAGCGGCGGTCAGCACCTGTTTCTGGCTGGTGGTAGCCAGAACCAGATAATTCTTTGACTTGATGCCGCGACCGGCCAGGCTTTCGAGCTGCATACGCAGGGCCGGGTCGCTGGCCTGAAGGCCGGCAGTATCAATCAAAATCACCCGTTTGCGCAGCAACGGATCCAATGCCTGCACCAGCGACTGACCCGGATCGACGTGGGTCACCGAGACATTGAGGATTCGGCCCAGCGTTTTCAGTTGTTCCTGCGCCCCGATGCGGTAGCTGTCCATGCTCACCAGCGCGATGCTTTGCGCGCCGTACTTGAGCACATAGCGCGCGGCGAGTTTGGCCAGCGTGGTGGTCTTGCCCATACCGGCAGGGCCGACCATGGCAATCACGCCGCCCTCTTCCAGTGGCTCGACTTCCGGGGTCGCAATCATCCGCGCCAGGTGCGCCAGCAACATGCGCCAGGCCTGACGAGGCTCTTGAATTTCGGTGATCAGCGCCAGCAGGTCGCGCGACAACGGGCCGGACAAGCCGATGCGTTGCAGACGACGCCACAGGTTGGCCTGGGCCGGACGGCTGCCTTGCAGCTGATTCCAGGCCAGCGAGCCAAGTTGCACTTCCATCAGTTCGCGCAGGCTGTTGAGCTCGAAACGCATCGAGTCGAAAGCGCGCGGGTCGACCCCGCCGGCGGCTGGCGCAGGGGCCGGCGCAGCACGACGTGGTTCGCTGTAAGTCGGTTCGATCAGCGGCTCGGCGGCGGTCAGTGGCAGGCCGGCGAACAACTGGCGATTGGTGGTCTTGTCACCTTCGGTCTCGCCTTCGCTGCGCAGGGTCAATTCGGCCTGGGCGGTAGCGATGCGCGACTGCGTCTTGCGCAGCTCGTCCTCGAGTTCCATGTTCGGAACGCGCGGGGCCAGCGCCGACAATTTGTAATCCAGCGCAGCCGTCAGCTCGACACCGCCGGCGATCCGGCGGTTGCCGATGATTGCGGCATCAGCGCCCAGCTCATCACGAACCAGCTTCATGGCCTGACGCATATCGGCGGCGAAAAAACGCTTAACTTGCATAAACTGCTACCTCAGCCGTTGGGCCCTACTGTCGCAACGATGGTCACTTGCTTGTTGTCAGGAATTTCCTGATACGCCAACACGTGCAAACCCGGAACTGCCAGCCTGCCGAATCGCGAGAGCATCGCGCGAACCGGACCGGCCACCAGCAGAATCACCGGTTGACCTTGCATCTCTTGACGCTGCGCCGCTTCGATCAACGAGCGCTGCAGCTTTTCCGCCATGCTTGGCTCCAGCAGAACGCCCTCTTCCGAGCCTTGTCCTGCCTTCTGCAGACTATTGAGCAATATCTGTTCCAACCTTGGCTCCAGGGTGATAACTGGCAGCTCAGACTCAGTCCCTACAATGCTTTGGACGATTGCGCGGCTTACGCCAACGCGCACTGCAGCCACCAGCGCGGCAGTATCTTGACTCTTGGCGGCATTGTTGGCGATGGCCTCGGCAATGCTGCGAATGTCGCGAACCGGCACTTGTTCGGCCAGCAGCGCTTGCAAAACCTTGAGCAGCTGCGACAGCGACACCACGCCCGGCACCAGCTCTTCCGCCAGTTTTGGCGAGCTTTTGGCCAGCAATTGCATGAGTTGCTGCACTTCTTCGTGGCCAATCAGCTCACTGGAGTGCTTGTACAAAATCTGGTTCAAGTGGGTTGCCACTACCGTACTGGCATCGACCACGGTGTAACCGAGTGACTGGGCCTGCGCACGCTGGCTGATTTCGATCCAGACCGCTTCAAGACCAAAAGCCGGATCTTTGGCGGTAATGCCGTTGAGCGAGCCGTAGACCTGCCCTGGGTTGATCGCCAGTTCACGATCCGGGTAAATCTCCGCTTCGGCGAGGATCACACCCATCAGGGTCAGGCGATAAGCACTCGGCGCAAGGTCGAGGTTGTCACGGATATGCACAGTCGGCATCAGGAAGCCCAGATCCTGCGAGAGCTTTTTGCGCACGCCTTTGATCCGCGCCAGCAACTGACCACCCTGATTGCGATCGACCAACGGGATCAGCCGGTAGCCCACTTCCAGGCCGATCATGTCGATAGGAGTCACGTCGTCCCAGCCGAGTTCCTTGGTTTCCTGGGCGCGGGCCGGCGATGGCAGCAATTCCTGCTGACGCTTGACCTCTTGCAAGGCCTGAACCTTGACCACGCTTTGCTTCTTCCAGAACAGGTAAGCACCGCCAGCCGCCAACGCGGCCATGCTCAGGAAGGAGAAGTGCGGCATGCCCGGCACCAGGCCCATGACCGCCATCAAACCGGCTGCAACCGCCAAGGCTTTGGGCGAGGCGAACATCTGCCGATTGATCTGTTTGCCCATGTCTTCCGAGCCGGACGCTCGGGTCACCATGATGGCCGCGGCGGTGGACAACAGCAGTGATGGCAATTGCGCCACCAAACCGTCACCGATGGTCAACAGCGCGTAAACCCGGCCGGCGTCGCCGAAGGTCATGCCGTGCTGGAAGATACCGACCGCCATGCCGCCGATCAGGTTGATAAACAGAATCAGCAGGCCGGCGATGGCGTCACCGCGAACGAATTTGCTCGCACCGTCCATGGAACCGTAGAACTCGGCTTCCTGGGCGACTTCCATGCGGCGCAATTTGGCCTGGTTTTGATCGATCAGGCCGGCGTTGAGGTCGGCGTCGATGGCCATCTGTTTGCCGGGCATGGCGTCGAGGGTGAAGCGCGCGCTCACCTCGGAAATACGCCCGGCACCTTTGGTCACGACGACGAAGTTGATGATCATCAAAATCGCGAACACGACGATACCGACCACGTAGTTACCGCCGATCACTACTTCACCGAAGGCCTGGATCACCTTGCCGGCGGCGGCGTGGCCGTCCTGGCCGTGGAGCATGACCACCCGCGTCGATGCGACGTTGAGCGCCAGGCGCATCAATGTCGCCACCAGCAAAATGGTCGGGAACACGGCGAAATCCAGCGGCCGCAAGGCGTAGACGCAGACCAGCAGAACGACGATCGACAAGGCAATGTTGAACGTGAAAAAAACGTCCAGCAGGAACGGCGGGATCGGCAACATCATCATCGCCAACATGACCAGCAGCAACAGCGGCACACCCAGATTTCCCCGACTCAAGTCGGCGACGTTTGTGCGAGCACTGTTGAGTAACTGAGAGCGATCCACCGGTTTTCCCCGTTCCTTTAAAGCAAACTTTTGACGCCCGAAGCAGGCGCAGGACGGCTACTGCAAGAAGCCTTCCAACTTTCGCAGAGGGTGGGAATAGAGGTGCTCATTGAAGGATTTGCGTGGTCCGGACCGGCGCCATCGCGAGCAGGCTCACTCCTACAAGGATTGGCGCCAGCACAAAACCCTGTAGGAGCTGAGCTGATCTGGTCAAGTAATCCTGGACACCAATTACGGTTTTTTCACGCCGCCATTTTCTCCATGGCGACCGGTGAACGGTAATCGTTGTAGCTATGGAGCCTGAAGTTGTTGTAGCGCACCACGTAGCGCTGCAAATCAGCCCGGGCTTCATACTCCGAGCGGTAACCGGCTTCAGGCACCCACTCTGATTTCAGACTTCCAAAGAAACGCTCCATCGGGGCGTTATCCCAGCATTCGCCTTTACGACTCATGCTTTGCCGCAGTCCATTCGCCAGCAACTCATTCCTGAACTTATGGCTGGTGTACTGGCAGCCTTGATCGGAGTGAAACAGCACGTCTTTGGGTTTGCCTCGCAGCTCAACCGCCATCCGTAGGGCCTCGCAGGTCAGCTCCGCATCCGAGATCATCGAAAACGCCCACCCCACGAGCCGGCGGGCGAACAGATCCAGAACCGCTGCAAAATACATCCACCGCGTGCCGACCTTGATGTACGTCACGTCCGCGCACCACACTTGGTTGATCGCCGTGACATCAAACTCGCGCTTAAGCACGTGCGGCGCCACCAAGGCTTCAACGCCAGATGACTTGTATTTGTGACGTCGGCGCTGACGACTGACCACGCCGGCTTCTCGCATCAAGCTGCGAGCCATGTGCCTCCCGACGCGATGCCCCTTGGCTTGCAGCTCCCTGGAAAGGGTGCGCGCCCCCGCGGAAGCTCTGGATTCCTTGTGATGCTCGACCAGCATGGCTTTGAGTTTCTCCCGCTCAGGGTTCACCTTGCCTTGGCGCTGACGCCAGGCATAAAAACTGCTGCGGCTGACTTCAAACACCCGGCAGCAGTCGTTAACGCCGTATCGCTCACCCAGCTCATTGATCAGTGAGAATGATCTTTGGCGTCCAAAAGCAGGAGAGCACTGGCCTTTTTTAGGATTTCGATATCCCGGTCTTTTTGCCTGAGCAAGGCTTTGAGTTCCTGGATTTCTCGCTGGTCAGCCGTGATCGCTTTGGCTCCCACCGGGGTCGAACCCTGGCGTTCTTTACGCACCTGATCGACCCAGCGACGCAAGGCGGTAGGGCCAATATCTAAACTGGCGCAAACCTCGGGAACCGATATCCCCTCATCCAGCACCATGCCAGCAGCCTTGAGTTTGAACTCAGTTGAATAAGAATTACGCATATCCAAAAACACCTCAGATTTGGGCGCCATCATAGCGCCCGATTGAAGTGTCCAAAATCATTAGGCCAGTTCAAGCTTGCTCGCGAAAGCGGTGGGTCAGCCCATCCTTTAATCACTGACACCACGCCATCGCGAGCAAGCTCGCTCCCACAAGAATTGGGGCCAAACCACAAATCCCGGCCCAGCACAAAACTCTGTAGGAGCTGAGCTTGCTCGCGAAAGCGGTGGGTCAGCCGATCCTTCAATCACTGACACCACGCCATCGCGAGCAAGCTCAGCTCCCACAGGGATTAGGGCCACACCACAAATCCCGGCCCCAGCACAAAACTCTGTAGGAGCTGAGCTTGCTCGCGATAGCGGTGGGTCAGCCGACACCCAACTGACTGATACGACGCCATCGCGAGCAAGCTCGCTCTTACAGGGGACAGGGTTCGCACGCCGGTTTTGTGATTGAGCGCTTGCGCAGGTTATGGATGATCAGGAATCGCGGCGCAGATCCGGCGGGATCGGCAAGTCATCCTTGAGCGGATCCGGGCGTTTACCCTTGCCGGCGCGGTGTTGGCGGATCTGATAGACGTAGGCCAACACTTGCGCGACCGCCAGGTACAGACCGCCGGGGATTTCCTGATCGAGTTCGGTGGAGTAATAGATTGACCGCGCCAGCGCCGGCGATTCGAGCAGCAACACTTCATTGGCGACGGCGATTTCACGGATTTTCAACGCCAGGAAGTCGCTGCCCTTGGCTAGCAGCATCGGCGCCCCGCCCTTCTCCGGGTCGTACTTGAGGGCCACGGCGTAGTGCGTCGGGTTGGTAATCACCACGTCGGCCTCGGGGATCGCCGCCATCATCCGCCGCTGCGACATCTCGCGCTGCAACTGACGGATGCGCTGCTTGACCTCGGGTTTGCCTTCCTGATCCTTGTGCTCGTCGCGCACTTCCTGCTTGGTCATCAGCAGCTTCTTGTGACCTTCCCACAACTGCACCGGCACATCGACGGCGGCGATGATGATCAAGCCGCAGGCCATCCACAACGTGCTCCAGCCGACCACTTGCAAGCTGTGAATGATCGCCATCTCCAGCGGCTCGTGGGCGATGCGCTGCAAATCGTCGATGTCCGACGACAACACCGCCAACGCCACAAACAGCACGATGATGAATTTGGCGAAGGCCTTGAGCAGCTCCACCAAGGCCTTGGTCGAGAACATCCGCTTGAGGCCGCTCAACGGGTTCATCCGGCTGAATTTCGGTGCCAGACCGCTCGCCGCGAACAACCAGCCACCGAGAGAAATCGGCCCGATCAGCGCCGCCAGCACCAGGGAAATCATGATCGGCTGAATCGCCAGCAAGGCCACCAGCCCGGATTGCATCAGGTAGCGGCCCATGTAGTTCGGATCAAGGACCACATCGCGCGGCAGCGAAAAATTCAGGCTCATCAGCCCCATCAATTTTTCCGCCAGGGCACCGCCGAAAATCAACAGCGCGCTGGCGCCGACCAACATGATCGCCAGCGTATTGAGCTCTTTGGAACGCACGGTCTCGCCCTTGTCGCGGGCGTCCTTTTTCTTTTTCTCCGTGGGGTCTTCTGTTTTGTCCTGACCACTTTCGCTCTCAGCCATGGCTCAGGTCGCCTGTGCCAGTGAGCGTAAAAACTGCAGGGCTTCGGAGGCCATGGGTTGGTACTGATTGAGAATGTCGCCGAGGCTGACCCAGAGAATGAACATGCCGAGCACCAGCGTCAGCGGGAAACCGATGGAGAAAATGTTCAACTGCGGCGCCGCCCGGGTCATCACCCCAAACGCAATGTTGACCACCAGCAACGCCGTGACCGCCGGCAACACCAGCACCAGTGCCGCGCCAAGGACCCAGCCAAGCTTGCCGGCCAATTCCCAGAAATGATTGACCATGAACCCGCTGCCGACCGGCAACGTGGTAAAGCTTTCGGTGAGCACTTCGAACACCACAAGGTGGCCATTCATCGACAGGAACAGCAGCGTCACCAGCATGGTGAAAAACTGCCCGATCACCGCCACCGAGACGCCGTTGGTGGGGTCGATCATCGAGGCGAAGCCCATGCCCATCTGGATCGCTACGATTTGCCCGGCGATCACGAAAGCCTGGAAGAACAGCTGCAAGGAGAACGCCAGCACGGCGCCGATGATGATCTGCTCGCCAATCAGCAGCAGCCCGCTCAGGTCCAGCGGGTTGACCGGCGGCATCGGCGGCAGTGCCGGCGTGATGACCACGGTTATCGCCAGCGCAAAGTAGGCGCGCACGCGACGCGGCACCAGGGTCGTGCCGATAATCGGCATGAACATCAGCACCGCGCCGACGCGAAACAGCGGCAACATGAACGTTGCCACCCACGTGCTGATCTGGGTATCGGTCAGCTGCAGCAGGGACATGGCTTAGCCGATGACCGTAGGAATATTGCCGTACAACTGCAGGATATATTCCATGAAGGTTTGCGTGAGCCACGGGCCAGCGACGATCAACGTCACCAGCATCACCAGCAAGCGCGGCAAGAAGCTCAGGGTTTGTTCGTTGATCTGCGTTGCGGCCTGGAACATCGCCACCAGCAAGCCGACCAGCAGACTCGGGATCACCAGCACCGCCACCATCATCGTGGTCAGCCACAGCGCTTCGCGAAATATGTCTACGGCGACTTCCGGGGTCATGGCGAAACACCTCCAAAACTGCTGGCCAACGTGCCGATGATCAGCGCCCAGCCATCCACCAGCACAAACAGCATGATCTTGAACGGCAGCGAAATGATCAGCGGCGACAGCATCATCATCCCCATCGCCATCAGCACACTGGCCACCACCAGGTCGATGATCAGGAACGGAATGAAGATCATGAAGCCGATCTGGAACGCGGTTTTAAGCTCGGAGGTGACAAACGCCGGCACCAGAATGGTCAACGGCGCCTGATCCGGGGTAGCGATGTCGGTGCGTTTGGACAGACGCATGAACAACTCCAGATCGCTGGTGCGCGTCTGGGCGAGCATGAAGTCCTTGATCGGCACTTGCGCCTTGAGCACGGCGTCCTGCGCGGTCATGGTTTCCGCCAGGTACGGCTGCAGGGCATCGTTGTTCACCCGGTCGAACACCGGCGCCATGATGAACATGGTGAGGAACAGCGCCATGCCGGTGAGGATCTGGTTCGACGGCGTCTGTTGCAGGCCGAGGGCCTGACGCAGGATCGAGAAGACGATGATGATCCGGGTGAAACTGGTCATCAGCATGACGAACGCCGGAATAAAACTCAGCGCCGTCATGATCAGCAGAATCTGCAGACTGACCGAGTATTCCTGCGCGCCTTGCGCGTTGGTGCCGAGGGTAATTGCCGGGATCGACAACGGATCGGCGGCCAACGCCAGCGGCGCCGCCAGCATCAATGCCAGCGTCAAGACGATGCGTAACGCACCCATTACTTCTTATCCTTCTGATCCTTGCCCAACAGTTCCATCAGGCGCTGGGCGAACTCCGGGGTGGTTTTTTCCGTGGCGCTCGGGACGTGCACCGGATCCTTGAGCACATGCAACGCAGTGATGGTGCCCGGGCTCAGGCCCAGCAG
The window above is part of the Pseudomonas prosekii genome. Proteins encoded here:
- the fliQ gene encoding flagellar biosynthesis protein FliQ produces the protein MTPEVAVDIFREALWLTTMMVAVLVIPSLLVGLLVAMFQAATQINEQTLSFLPRLLVMLVTLIVAGPWLTQTFMEYILQLYGNIPTVIG
- a CDS encoding IS3 family transposase, giving the protein MINELGERYGVNDCCRVFEVSRSSFYAWRQRQGKVNPEREKLKAMLVEHHKESRASAGARTLSRELQAKGHRVGRHMARSLMREAGVVSRQRRRHKYKSSGVEALVAPHVLKREFDVTAINQVWCADVTYIKVGTRWMYFAAVLDLFARRLVGWAFSMISDAELTCEALRMAVELRGKPKDVLFHSDQGCQYTSHKFRNELLANGLRQSMSRKGECWDNAPMERFFGSLKSEWVPEAGYRSEYEARADLQRYVVRYNNFRLHSYNDYRSPVAMEKMAA
- the fliR gene encoding flagellar biosynthetic protein FliR, producing the protein MSLLQLTDTQISTWVATFMLPLFRVGAVLMFMPIIGTTLVPRRVRAYFALAITVVITPALPPMPPVNPLDLSGLLLIGEQIIIGAVLAFSLQLFFQAFVIAGQIVAIQMGMGFASMIDPTNGVSVAVIGQFFTMLVTLLFLSMNGHLVVFEVLTESFTTLPVGSGFMVNHFWELAGKLGWVLGAALVLVLPAVTALLVVNIAFGVMTRAAPQLNIFSIGFPLTLVLGMFILWVSLGDILNQYQPMASEALQFLRSLAQAT
- a CDS encoding transposase, which translates into the protein MRNSYSTEFKLKAAGMVLDEGISVPEVCASLDIGPTALRRWVDQVRKERQGSTPVGAKAITADQREIQELKALLRQKDRDIEILKKASALLLLDAKDHSH
- the flhB gene encoding flagellar biosynthesis protein FlhB; translation: MAESESGQDKTEDPTEKKKKDARDKGETVRSKELNTLAIMLVGASALLIFGGALAEKLMGLMSLNFSLPRDVVLDPNYMGRYLMQSGLVALLAIQPIMISLVLAALIGPISLGGWLFAASGLAPKFSRMNPLSGLKRMFSTKALVELLKAFAKFIIVLFVALAVLSSDIDDLQRIAHEPLEMAIIHSLQVVGWSTLWMACGLIIIAAVDVPVQLWEGHKKLLMTKQEVRDEHKDQEGKPEVKQRIRQLQREMSQRRMMAAIPEADVVITNPTHYAVALKYDPEKGGAPMLLAKGSDFLALKIREIAVANEVLLLESPALARSIYYSTELDQEIPGGLYLAVAQVLAYVYQIRQHRAGKGKRPDPLKDDLPIPPDLRRDS
- the fliP gene encoding flagellar type III secretion system pore protein FliP (The bacterial flagellar biogenesis protein FliP forms a type III secretion system (T3SS)-type pore required for flagellar assembly.) produces the protein MGALRIVLTLALMLAAPLALAADPLSIPAITLGTNAQGAQEYSVSLQILLIMTALSFIPAFVMLMTSFTRIIIVFSILRQALGLQQTPSNQILTGMALFLTMFIMAPVFDRVNNDALQPYLAETMTAQDAVLKAQVPIKDFMLAQTRTSDLELFMRLSKRTDIATPDQAPLTILVPAFVTSELKTAFQIGFMIFIPFLIIDLVVASVLMAMGMMMLSPLIISLPFKIMLFVLVDGWALIIGTLASSFGGVSP
- the flhA gene encoding flagellar biosynthesis protein FlhA, producing the protein MDRSQLLNSARTNVADLSRGNLGVPLLLLVMLAMMMLPIPPFLLDVFFTFNIALSIVVLLVCVYALRPLDFAVFPTILLVATLMRLALNVASTRVVMLHGQDGHAAAGKVIQAFGEVVIGGNYVVGIVVFAILMIINFVVVTKGAGRISEVSARFTLDAMPGKQMAIDADLNAGLIDQNQAKLRRMEVAQEAEFYGSMDGASKFVRGDAIAGLLILFINLIGGMAVGIFQHGMTFGDAGRVYALLTIGDGLVAQLPSLLLSTAAAIMVTRASGSEDMGKQINRQMFASPKALAVAAGLMAVMGLVPGMPHFSFLSMAALAAGGAYLFWKKQSVVKVQALQEVKRQQELLPSPARAQETKELGWDDVTPIDMIGLEVGYRLIPLVDRNQGGQLLARIKGVRKKLSQDLGFLMPTVHIRDNLDLAPSAYRLTLMGVILAEAEIYPDRELAINPGQVYGSLNGITAKDPAFGLEAVWIEISQRAQAQSLGYTVVDASTVVATHLNQILYKHSSELIGHEEVQQLMQLLAKSSPKLAEELVPGVVSLSQLLKVLQALLAEQVPVRDIRSIAEAIANNAAKSQDTAALVAAVRVGVSRAIVQSIVGTESELPVITLEPRLEQILLNSLQKAGQGSEEGVLLEPSMAEKLQRSLIEAAQRQEMQGQPVILLVAGPVRAMLSRFGRLAVPGLHVLAYQEIPDNKQVTIVATVGPNG
- the flhF gene encoding flagellar biosynthesis protein FlhF, whose amino-acid sequence is MQVKRFFAADMRQAMKLVRDELGADAAIIGNRRIAGGVELTAALDYKLSALAPRVPNMELEDELRKTQSRIATAQAELTLRSEGETEGDKTTNRQLFAGLPLTAAEPLIEPTYSEPRRAAPAPAPAAGGVDPRAFDSMRFELNSLRELMEVQLGSLAWNQLQGSRPAQANLWRRLQRIGLSGPLSRDLLALITEIQEPRQAWRMLLAHLARMIATPEVEPLEEGGVIAMVGPAGMGKTTTLAKLAARYVLKYGAQSIALVSMDSYRIGAQEQLKTLGRILNVSVTHVDPGQSLVQALDPLLRKRVILIDTAGLQASDPALRMQLESLAGRGIKSKNYLVLATTSQKQVLTAAYHSYKRCGLAGCILTKLDETASLGEVLSLAISHELPVAYLTDGPRIPDDLHLPRRHQLVSRAVSVQMQEEPSEEAMADMFADIYHSPTKQVG